One Malania oleifera isolate guangnan ecotype guangnan chromosome 9, ASM2987363v1, whole genome shotgun sequence DNA segment encodes these proteins:
- the LOC131164777 gene encoding U-box domain-containing protein 11: protein MEVKRRTAKTLVSKLSSVSEQTRTEALCEVRLISKHDPDSRPLIADAGAIPYLSEILYSPSPILRENAAATLLNLSISNRETLMSTRGLLDALSHALRDPSSPHLAVQSAAAAIHSLLVVDEYRPIIGSKRDILYALIDVIKSPKSPARSIKDVLKALFGIALYPLNRATVIELGAVPALFSLVVKDGRLGLVEDATAVIAQIAGCEESEGAFRRVSGIGVLVDLLDPATGSSGRTKENAVSALLNLIRCGGERVATDVKETGFEMFDGIADVAENGSSKGKTKAISLLKILDGVEKPLAVKVNKKSGEGAVSWTAKDAIE from the coding sequence atGGAAGTGAAGCGCCGGACGGCGAAGACGCTGGTGTCGAAGCTAAGCTCCGTGTCGGAGCAGACCAGAACGGAAGCCCTCTGCGAGGTCCGCCTCATCTCCAAACACGACCCCGATAGCAGACCCTTAATTGCCGATGCCGGAGCCATTCCTTACCTCTCCGAAATCCTTTACTCTCCGTCCCCAATTCTCCGCGAAAACGCCGCCGCCACCCTCCTCAATCTCTCCATCTCCAACCGCGAAACCCTTATGTCTACGCGCGGCCTCCTCGACGCCCTTTCCCACGCGCTTCGCGACCCCTCCTCTCCACATCTTGCCGTCCAATCCGCCGCCGCCGCCATCCACAGCCTCCTCGTCGTCGATGAGTACCGACCCATTATCGGGTCCAAGCGCGACATCTTGTATGCCCTAATTGACGTAATAAAAAGCCCTAAATCGCCCGCGAGATCGATTAAGGACGTCCTTAAGGCCCTCTTTGGGATTGCGCTGTACCCTCTAAATCGTGCCACGGTGATCGAGTTAGGGGCGGTGCCGGCATTGTTTTCGTTGGTGGTGAAGGATGGGCGGTTAGGGTTGGTGGAGGACGCGACGGCCGTGATTGCCCAAATTGCCGGGTGCGAGGAGAGCGAAGGTGCGTTTCGTAGGGTTTCAGGCATTGGGGTTTTGGTGGATTTGTTGGACCCTGCCACTGGATCGAGTGGTCGGACGAAGGAGAATGCCGTCTCAGCCTTGCTCAATTTGATACGGTGCGGAGGGGAGAGAGTCGCTACCGATGTGAAGGAGACGGGTTTTGAGATGTTTGATGGGATTGCAGATGTTGCAGAGAATGGGAGCTCAAAGGGGAAGACCAAAGCTATTTCTTTGTTGAAGATACTTGATGGAGTGG